The DNA region GGCTACACAAGTCAAGCTCTACTTGTTCAGGAAGGAGGCTCAGGCAACTTCATCTGAGACATTCTATCCGTACCGAGAAAGGAAGAACTCGTAATCAGGGTGCCTGTTTCTACTCGTCTCGTCATTTTTGAGCATGGTGGCCCTGGACATCACCGCTGCAGCTTGATTCAGCTTGCGCAATCTCTCCTTCAGAGCCTGGGATGCTTCGCTTGACTGTGACTCAACATCGTCAGAATCGCCTTTGCTCATCTGAAACCACCACTCGGCCTGCATTATGAGACAACGAGCAAAACGTAAGAGCACCATAAATATGAACAGAAACATAGCCTTTCCAAAATACGAAGTTACATGGGGGTAATCAGGAAAAGCGTCCAACAGATATATATGAAGCAGTGTACTGCTGGTCACTTTAAAACATCCACATGGCTAGGACTACATTCCTACTACAGTATAACATTTGTCCTGGGGCCAAAAGACAAGCAGCTTAATGCTAAAGGCTTTTGCCAACACTTGATTTTCATGGTCTAGATGAATCCTTTAAGAGCATTAATTGGGGAAAATTATCTTTGCAAAGGTACAAGATGTTCAACTGCCTTCCTGGTAAGATAGGATCTTGGTATGATTTAGTTTCTGGACACAAGTACACCCGGTAAGAGATGCTCGAAACACGAATCAAATTATATTCGCCTTGGAAGCATAAACATCAAGGTTGGAAACCTCAGACAATATTTTAGGTCTTAAGTCATAGCACCAACTTACACCATTTTCAGTAAACGTCTATGTATCACCAGATATGTTAGTCATTTACCTTGTCATTGTAGGACTGCAGACCTACGACTGGCAAAACAACAGGAGCGTGACCAGCCTGGTCTGCTGAGCTACTTCGATGAATCCAGTGCCCAAGAGAATGATATGTCAAGAATGCAGCCTGAAATTTACCATCGGGTATACGGTATATGGGATACCATGCAACACAATACCTGAAATTCAAGAGTTTTGTTCCAACAACAAGCTCATCCCACAAAGTTTTACATTCCTACATACAAGTATATGATAAATGACAATGGCACGAATAACAGTGGAAAGCATAGAACATACCAAGAAGCTGGATGTAGATCATTCAGGCTGAGCTCCAAATTCTTTGGGTCTCCAGATATTTGGCAATTCAACGGTTTCACACCAGCAATCAGCTCATTTACCCTAGTAGGATTGCAATGAGTCTTCCATAAGAACATTGTACAAAATAAACACCTTTTCTAGTGTTCAATGTACAAGAACATGGAAAATCTTAAAATGAATAATGAATTGGTATTAGGCACCATGTTCATGAAACATGATTAGTTATGAGGAATGGCCTAGGCACAATAACCTGGAAAATAGTTTAAAAAGAAGGAATTCGGTATAAGGCACCATGttcatgaaacatgatcatgaCCAtcaatcacatttaaaagactAAGAATAAGCATGCAAACGCCCTGTTGATGCAATTAGACTCACTTGTCAACTAACTGTCGCCGCCAATATGGTTGTTCagattcaaaaaattcaaatatgagcTCGCCACTTGCTGACTGCTGATCATCTTCAGTATGCGAAGTAGATGACCTGTTTCTTGGATTAGATTGTCGTGGCATAAGCTTTGCAAAAATTGGGGGCGAGTTCAGACATGGAGATGTTTCACATGTCATATCCATATTGATTGCTTCCTTAGCAATGCTTCCACCATTGGTTATTTTAGGTTGACCGAAAAGTTGAACAGCAGATAGATATGGTACAAAATAGGTAGTAAACTGATAGCGACTATTCCACAAGCCTTTGGATCTATGGAAATCTTGTGCCCTTACTTCCAAACCATAGCAGCCAGGTTCTTCATACCACTGCCAAACACTACTTAGAGTGATGTCTGGAGTCTGGTGCAAACATAAGCTATCTTTTACACATTCTTGCAAGTCAGATTTACAGCCAGTAGGGCAAGGGCTACAGTGCATAGCCGGAGAAGCAGAGTAAATAAATCGTTCAAAATCAGCAAGAGGCCTACCAATGATAAGTTGGATATCTTCCACTCTCTGCTGTGCCGTATTAACATCACTGATGGCTTCTCTTATCTTGTTGTAATCAGTCTCGGTTCCATTATATGCTTGGCATTTCAAATCAACGTGCTCAGATGAGTTCAGTTTAGAAGTCATTTCACTAGCTAATTTGCTGTCTTCACCATTAGTTGATGCAGGACAAACTGAATCACAAATATCATTGGCTGGAACTGGCCCTTCAACAACAGAAGCCTCTGAGACTTCTAAATGCATCACATTAAACACCTCTTTCTTTCCAACAGGAACCCAATTCTGTGACAGGTGTCCAGCAGCAGAATACAACTTACAAGATTCTTGAGGATTATTCTTGGTTGTTAATTTCACACATTGAGCTTCCTCCGTTTCTGCAGCACAAGGATCAGTGTTCCTGGAGCCCTTGTTTTCAGGACATAAAGAGTGAGGATCCTCAAGAGTGATTGATATGTGGGCTTCAATGGAAGCAGCTTGTGGGGTCAAATCTGGAACCGAGATGCAAGATGCTAATGCAGCTTTCTCAATACCAGACTGTGAACTCTCATTTCCCTCAGTTGGACAGTTGCCAACTCCAGTTAGAATAACTTCATCAGCTGAACAAGAATTTGAGGTTGGTCTATCACCGGTGTCCTTGTCATGAACTAGCTGCAACATAGGCAATCCTTCTTGCTGCAAGTAATCCTTTGGCACCTTGGGGATAACATTCTTAGGAGCATAGTAGTTTTTCGATGACTGTGAACCTTGTTTAGAAGAAGAGCTTCTTTGCTGCCGTAGAAAGGGTGCTTGCTTCTTGTAAGTGGGTCTAGAAGATGTTTGGCATGAGTTTAATgcatcttgttcttctttggtaGACTCCATTTCAACTGTCTCATTTGGGGACTCCTGTTTGCATGCTTTCGTACTCTGATTATGTTTTGCCCTATGCCTTGTTGGATCTTGCTGTACACCCTTATTGGTGTCTTCTTGTGCACTCTTATCCCGAATAGGTGATTCACTCGTCTGTCCTGCTTTAGATATGGTCTTGTCATTTTTTTCTACTTTCTGCCACACAGCTGAACTGTCTTTTCCACTATTCTTGTGCCTATTAGCACTTACTACTCTGTTAGACACAGACAAATCACTATAGCTCGGTGTTTTTCTTGATCTTCTGCTCCTTCTCCCTGAATTAAATTGAAGAGAAGTCTTACTGTTGCAGGCCTCACTGCTGCACTGAACTCTTTCAGTATGACTACTACTATCAGTAACATCCTTTGAGCAACAGGAGCTGTGGCCAAAAGAATCATCTGTATCTTCAGCATGAGTAGCAGTTAGATGTGTACCTATCAAATGGCATTCCGTCCTCACATTATTCAGCCCTGTGGAAGGCCTCGGATGCAAATGGTCACGTCTATGTTCATCTTTGATGGTTGATCTAGCCTCAACACCAACACTGTTCCCACTGTTGTCATTGTTCCACCTGCTAAAGAATGAATCTGTGTCTTCAGGGTTATAAACACAGGCACACAATAACTTCTGATAGCTATCGCTTTCTTCTCCCAAGCCATGTTCAGCGAAGGTGGATCCATCAAATTCTGAAGAATCAGTAGTATTTGATCCATTGTTAGGAACACAACTGCAGCTTAATCTCACTCCTGTGGCATCATTAGATGAACCAGTACATTCAGAACCATCCATCTCATTAGTTCCTAATGTAGATAAATTCAGTATAGTACCACATTCTACATAGTCAttgttgttccctccatcatcttTACCCAAATGGGCTTCTTTAACCAATGAGCTAGCAGAGGATGTGGTTTCTGACAATTTATCAGCCAGCCAATTGGTCGGAAGTACCTCCACAGGACAAACAGCATAAGTATTCTCTTCACAAGTGATTTCTGATGCCAAATTCAGCTTTTTGCGTGTTGTTCGCTTGTAATGCTTCCCTTTcttgtttcctttctttttaggACTCCTTTTTGGAGGCTTGTCATCATCATGCAAAATATCAGAATCAGATCTCAAAGTAGCAGTGACAGGCCTGGAAGACTTCTTTGCAACCACATGGCAGGGAGGAACTGCTGTCGACGGATTACAGACATTTCTCCTATGCCGGGATTGTCTTAAGGTACTTCGTCCGTGTGGGTTTCCATTGGAAACCGGTTTAGAAGAATCAGCCTGATCATGCATGTTCCTTTCATTCAGCTGGCCTAACCAATACAGTATTCTTGGCTGTGCGGATGATAATTCAAGGCCCTCTGTACCAGGAGCTCCTGATGTCAAAGAGCTTACCGTGCTGACCTCTTGAATGTCAGACAAAAATGGCCCCAGATTCCAATGTGAATCATGCCCAAGCGGAAGTATTGTTAATGCCGTATCCCTGCCACACCACAAAAAGACAGTAAACAAGTAGCTTCCAGAAAAATGGAAGAACAGATGAGATGCAAGGTATTTGGATATGGTGACTGGTGGCATTATATACTGAAAATGCATCATAATGAAAACGATGGTACATATAAACTGGTAAGTATAAGAGGTCAACAAACTAGCGGAGATTCGAAGAAGACTAGGTGACACTGAATTGGGTGTTTTGTTTTAGTAACAAATTCAGTACAACTATTTTCTAGTTATTTCCTCCCTTTTCCCATGTGAAAACTTATCATACAAGCCCAAGAAAACTTGATAACTGACCCAGATTTAAATTTCACAGTTGTAGAACAGGGCCTGGCAGGGCCCT from Phragmites australis chromosome 8, lpPhrAust1.1, whole genome shotgun sequence includes:
- the LOC133927455 gene encoding uncharacterized protein LOC133927455 isoform X2; amino-acid sequence: MPCALEVIDTRLQSTAHIQCNTSFDQNIGNHFSKGQLIRKPFSVRPENRDTALTILPLGHDSHWNLGPFLSDIQEVSTVSSLTSGAPGTEGLELSSAQPRILYWLGQLNERNMHDQADSSKPVSNGNPHGRSTLRQSRHRRNVCNPSTAVPPCHVVAKKSSRPVTATLRSDSDILHDDDKPPKRSPKKKGNKKGKHYKRTTRKKLNLASEITCEENTYAVCPVEVLPTNWLADKLSETTSSASSLVKEAHLGKDDGGNNNDYVECGTILNLSTLGTNEMDGSECTGSSNDATGVRLSCSCVPNNGSNTTDSSEFDGSTFAEHGLGEESDSYQKLLCACVYNPEDTDSFFSRWNNDNSGNSVGVEARSTIKDEHRRDHLHPRPSTGLNNVRTECHLIGTHLTATHAEDTDDSFGHSSCCSKDVTDSSSHTERVQCSSEACNSKTSLQFNSGRRSRRSRKTPSYSDLSVSNRVVSANRHKNSGKDSSAVWQKVEKNDKTISKAGQTSESPIRDKSAQEDTNKGVQQDPTRHRAKHNQSTKACKQESPNETVEMESTKEEQDALNSCQTSSRPTYKKQAPFLRQQRSSSSKQGSQSSKNYYAPKNVIPKVPKDYLQQEGLPMLQLVHDKDTGDRPTSNSCSADEVILTGVGNCPTEGNESSQSGIEKAALASCISVPDLTPQAASIEAHISITLEDPHSLCPENKGSRNTDPCAAETEEAQCVKLTTKNNPQESCKLYSAAGHLSQNWVPVGKKEVFNVMHLEVSEASVVEGPVPANDICDSVCPASTNGEDSKLASEMTSKLNSSEHVDLKCQAYNGTETDYNKIREAISDVNTAQQRVEDIQLIIGRPLADFERFIYSASPAMHCSPCPTGCKSDLQECVKDSLCLHQTPDITLSSVWQWYEEPGCYGLEVRAQDFHRSKGLWNSRYQFTTYFVPYLSAVQLFGQPKITNGGSIAKEAINMDMTCETSPCLNSPPIFAKLMPRQSNPRNRSSTSHTEDDQQSASGELIFEFFESEQPYWRRQLVDKVNELIAGVKPLNCQISGDPKNLELSLNDLHPASWYCVAWYPIYRIPDGKFQAAFLTYHSLGHWIHRSSSADQAGHAPVVLPVVGLQSYNDKAEWWFQMSKGDSDDVESQSSEASQALKERLRKLNQAAAVMSRATMLKNDETSRNRHPDYEFFLSRYG
- the LOC133927455 gene encoding uncharacterized protein LOC133927455 isoform X3, which gives rise to MQAIHTIKPVWKIWCLCPVGCLQGPARPCSTTVKFKSGDTALTILPLGHDSHWNLGPFLSDIQEVSTVSSLTSGAPGTEGLELSSAQPRILYWLGQLNERNMHDQADSSKPVSNGNPHGRSTLRQSRHRRNVCNPSTAVPPCHVVAKKSSRPVTATLRSDSDILHDDDKPPKRSPKKKGNKKGKHYKRTTRKKLNLASEITCEENTYAVCPVEVLPTNWLADKLSETTSSASSLVKEAHLGKDDGGNNNDYVECGTILNLSTLGTNEMDGSECTGSSNDATGVRLSCSCVPNNGSNTTDSSEFDGSTFAEHGLGEESDSYQKLLCACVYNPEDTDSFFSRWNNDNSGNSVGVEARSTIKDEHRRDHLHPRPSTGLNNVRTECHLIGTHLTATHAEDTDDSFGHSSCCSKDVTDSSSHTERVQCSSEACNSKTSLQFNSGRRSRRSRKTPSYSDLSVSNRVVSANRHKNSGKDSSAVWQKVEKNDKTISKAGQTSESPIRDKSAQEDTNKGVQQDPTRHRAKHNQSTKACKQESPNETVEMESTKEEQDALNSCQTSSRPTYKKQAPFLRQQRSSSSKQGSQSSKNYYAPKNVIPKVPKDYLQQEGLPMLQLVHDKDTGDRPTSNSCSADEVILTGVGNCPTEGNESSQSGIEKAALASCISVPDLTPQAASIEAHISITLEDPHSLCPENKGSRNTDPCAAETEEAQCVKLTTKNNPQESCKLYSAAGHLSQNWVPVGKKEVFNVMHLEVSEASVVEGPVPANDICDSVCPASTNGEDSKLASEMTSKLNSSEHVDLKCQAYNGTETDYNKIREAISDVNTAQQRVEDIQLIIGRPLADFERFIYSASPAMHCSPCPTGCKSDLQECVKDSLCLHQTPDITLSSVWQWYEEPGCYGLEVRAQDFHRSKGLWNSRYQFTTYFVPYLSAVQLFGQPKITNGGSIAKEAINMDMTCETSPCLNSPPIFAKLMPRQSNPRNRSSTSHTEDDQQSASGELIFEFFESEQPYWRRQLVDKVNELIAGVKPLNCQISGDPKNLELSLNDLHPASWYCVAWYPIYRIPDGKFQAAFLTYHSLGHWIHRSSSADQAGHAPVVLPVVGLQSYNDKAEWWFQMSKGDSDDVESQSSEASQALKERLRKLNQAAAVMSRATMLKNDETSRNRHPDYEFFLSRYG
- the LOC133927455 gene encoding uncharacterized protein LOC133927455 isoform X4, whose amino-acid sequence is MHEKPNSPSNSLSPLRWNRRTKKPKESIHRSILCIQSHLLSGIKSNNESCRLGLDSIDFHLEDTALTILPLGHDSHWNLGPFLSDIQEVSTVSSLTSGAPGTEGLELSSAQPRILYWLGQLNERNMHDQADSSKPVSNGNPHGRSTLRQSRHRRNVCNPSTAVPPCHVVAKKSSRPVTATLRSDSDILHDDDKPPKRSPKKKGNKKGKHYKRTTRKKLNLASEITCEENTYAVCPVEVLPTNWLADKLSETTSSASSLVKEAHLGKDDGGNNNDYVECGTILNLSTLGTNEMDGSECTGSSNDATGVRLSCSCVPNNGSNTTDSSEFDGSTFAEHGLGEESDSYQKLLCACVYNPEDTDSFFSRWNNDNSGNSVGVEARSTIKDEHRRDHLHPRPSTGLNNVRTECHLIGTHLTATHAEDTDDSFGHSSCCSKDVTDSSSHTERVQCSSEACNSKTSLQFNSGRRSRRSRKTPSYSDLSVSNRVVSANRHKNSGKDSSAVWQKVEKNDKTISKAGQTSESPIRDKSAQEDTNKGVQQDPTRHRAKHNQSTKACKQESPNETVEMESTKEEQDALNSCQTSSRPTYKKQAPFLRQQRSSSSKQGSQSSKNYYAPKNVIPKVPKDYLQQEGLPMLQLVHDKDTGDRPTSNSCSADEVILTGVGNCPTEGNESSQSGIEKAALASCISVPDLTPQAASIEAHISITLEDPHSLCPENKGSRNTDPCAAETEEAQCVKLTTKNNPQESCKLYSAAGHLSQNWVPVGKKEVFNVMHLEVSEASVVEGPVPANDICDSVCPASTNGEDSKLASEMTSKLNSSEHVDLKCQAYNGTETDYNKIREAISDVNTAQQRVEDIQLIIGRPLADFERFIYSASPAMHCSPCPTGCKSDLQECVKDSLCLHQTPDITLSSVWQWYEEPGCYGLEVRAQDFHRSKGLWNSRYQFTTYFVPYLSAVQLFGQPKITNGGSIAKEAINMDMTCETSPCLNSPPIFAKLMPRQSNPRNRSSTSHTEDDQQSASGELIFEFFESEQPYWRRQLVDKLLCLGHSS
- the LOC133927455 gene encoding uncharacterized protein LOC133927455 isoform X1, which encodes MHEKPNSPSNSLSPLRWNRRTKKPKESIHRSILCIQSHLLSGIKSNNESCRLGLDSIDFHLEDTALTILPLGHDSHWNLGPFLSDIQEVSTVSSLTSGAPGTEGLELSSAQPRILYWLGQLNERNMHDQADSSKPVSNGNPHGRSTLRQSRHRRNVCNPSTAVPPCHVVAKKSSRPVTATLRSDSDILHDDDKPPKRSPKKKGNKKGKHYKRTTRKKLNLASEITCEENTYAVCPVEVLPTNWLADKLSETTSSASSLVKEAHLGKDDGGNNNDYVECGTILNLSTLGTNEMDGSECTGSSNDATGVRLSCSCVPNNGSNTTDSSEFDGSTFAEHGLGEESDSYQKLLCACVYNPEDTDSFFSRWNNDNSGNSVGVEARSTIKDEHRRDHLHPRPSTGLNNVRTECHLIGTHLTATHAEDTDDSFGHSSCCSKDVTDSSSHTERVQCSSEACNSKTSLQFNSGRRSRRSRKTPSYSDLSVSNRVVSANRHKNSGKDSSAVWQKVEKNDKTISKAGQTSESPIRDKSAQEDTNKGVQQDPTRHRAKHNQSTKACKQESPNETVEMESTKEEQDALNSCQTSSRPTYKKQAPFLRQQRSSSSKQGSQSSKNYYAPKNVIPKVPKDYLQQEGLPMLQLVHDKDTGDRPTSNSCSADEVILTGVGNCPTEGNESSQSGIEKAALASCISVPDLTPQAASIEAHISITLEDPHSLCPENKGSRNTDPCAAETEEAQCVKLTTKNNPQESCKLYSAAGHLSQNWVPVGKKEVFNVMHLEVSEASVVEGPVPANDICDSVCPASTNGEDSKLASEMTSKLNSSEHVDLKCQAYNGTETDYNKIREAISDVNTAQQRVEDIQLIIGRPLADFERFIYSASPAMHCSPCPTGCKSDLQECVKDSLCLHQTPDITLSSVWQWYEEPGCYGLEVRAQDFHRSKGLWNSRYQFTTYFVPYLSAVQLFGQPKITNGGSIAKEAINMDMTCETSPCLNSPPIFAKLMPRQSNPRNRSSTSHTEDDQQSASGELIFEFFESEQPYWRRQLVDKVNELIAGVKPLNCQISGDPKNLELSLNDLHPASWYCVAWYPIYRIPDGKFQAAFLTYHSLGHWIHRSSSADQAGHAPVVLPVVGLQSYNDKAEWWFQMSKGDSDDVESQSSEASQALKERLRKLNQAAAVMSRATMLKNDETSRNRHPDYEFFLSRYG